One segment of Methanobrevibacter wolinii SH DNA contains the following:
- a CDS encoding 4Fe-4S dicluster domain-containing protein, which produces MIYIDPDLCKGCLLCVNTCNAHVFTVAKKANKKGVFLPIPTNENDCLNCGECELLCPDQAILVNIEKNWWLKDNTYAFNPNFSKVKN; this is translated from the coding sequence ATGATTTATATAGATCCTGATTTGTGTAAAGGATGTTTATTATGTGTAAATACTTGTAATGCACATGTTTTTACAGTTGCTAAAAAAGCAAACAAAAAAGGAGTCTTTTTACCTATTCCAACTAATGAAAATGATTGTTTAAATTGTGGGGAATGTGAATTATTATGTCCTGATCAAGCAATCTTAGTTAATATTGAGAAAAATTGGTGGTTAAAAGATAATACATATGCATTTAATCCTAATTTCTCAAAAGTTAAAAATTAA
- a CDS encoding 2-oxoacid:acceptor oxidoreductase subunit alpha has translation MVEKLFIQGNEACALAAIKAGCRFFAGYPITPSTEVAENLARLLPKYGGSFVQMEDEISSMGAVIGASWGGSKAMTATSGPGISLMQENLGYAFMTETPLVIVNVQRGSPSTGQPTMASQSDMMQVRWGSHGDYEPIALSPSSVQEYFDFTIKAFNLSEKYRVPVFLMTEESIGHMREKISIPNKVDLVARKEPTMSPDEFLPFKNRKNATNPMPAFGDGYKVHVSGLTHNEIGYPDTNNPKTHAVLVKRLCDKILKNRDKITSVKSEFTDDADVIVVCYGAPVRSVTTAVKEARKEGIKAGYLKINTPWPFPDDDVKAVCESANDIIVPEMNLGQMVHEVERVSEGNAKVHLLSKIGGELHKPSEVLSAIKSVGGN, from the coding sequence ATGGTAGAAAAATTATTTATTCAAGGTAATGAAGCTTGTGCACTTGCTGCTATAAAAGCAGGATGTAGATTCTTTGCTGGTTATCCTATTACTCCTTCTACTGAAGTAGCTGAGAATTTAGCTCGTTTACTTCCGAAATATGGGGGTTCATTTGTACAAATGGAAGATGAAATTTCTTCTATGGGTGCAGTTATTGGTGCTAGTTGGGGTGGTTCTAAAGCTATGACTGCAACTAGTGGTCCAGGTATTTCTTTAATGCAAGAAAATCTTGGTTATGCTTTTATGACTGAAACACCACTTGTTATTGTAAACGTTCAAAGAGGTTCTCCTTCTACTGGACAACCAACTATGGCAAGTCAAAGTGATATGATGCAAGTTCGTTGGGGTTCTCATGGTGATTATGAACCTATTGCACTTTCACCTTCTTCAGTTCAAGAATATTTTGATTTTACAATTAAAGCATTTAATTTATCTGAAAAATACAGAGTACCTGTATTTTTAATGACTGAAGAATCAATTGGTCATATGAGAGAAAAAATATCAATACCAAATAAAGTTGATTTAGTTGCAAGAAAAGAACCTACTATGAGTCCTGATGAATTTTTACCATTTAAAAATAGGAAAAACGCAACTAATCCAATGCCTGCATTTGGTGATGGTTATAAAGTTCATGTTTCTGGTTTAACTCACAATGAAATAGGTTATCCAGATACTAATAATCCTAAAACACATGCAGTTTTAGTTAAAAGGTTATGTGATAAAATACTTAAAAATAGAGACAAAATTACCAGTGTAAAATCTGAATTTACTGATGATGCTGATGTAATTGTTGTTTGTTATGGTGCTCCTGTAAGATCTGTTACAACTGCTGTAAAAGAGGCTCGTAAAGAAGGAATTAAAGCAGGTTATTTAAAAATTAACACTCCATGGCCATTCCCTGATGATGATGTTAAAGCAGTATGTGAGTCTGCAAATGATATAATCGTTCCTGAAATGAACTTAGGACAAATGGTTCATGAAGTTGAAAGAGTATCTGAAGGTAATGCTAAAGTACATTTATTAAGCAAGATTGGAGGAGAACTCCATAAACCTAGTGAAGTTTTATCTGCAATTAAATCTGTAGGAGGTAATTAA
- a CDS encoding 2-oxoacid:ferredoxin oxidoreductase subunit beta — protein MVDEIDEYTIDDKFEKPKRTKAPFIKYLREDRLPHIFCPGCGNGTIINTFFKGMEEANMDFDNIAMVSGIGCSSRIPGYIKCDSLHTTHGRALSFATGLKVSNPDLDVVVFTGDGDCASIGGNHLIHAARRNINLTVICINNNIYGMTGGQISPTSPKGSYGSTAPYGNRDKPFHLAELVAAAGATYVARWTTVQVESAVKSIKKGLKNKGFSFIEIVSQCPTYFGRKNKMKTPVKMMDHIKNSTIYINNTKLMSEHELADKIVVGEFVDKSAPEFTDNLQKLSKENYGDKTLRRSAFLKDFGENKE, from the coding sequence ATGGTTGATGAAATAGATGAATATACTATAGATGACAAGTTTGAAAAACCAAAAAGAACTAAAGCTCCTTTTATTAAATATTTAAGAGAAGATAGATTACCTCATATATTCTGTCCAGGTTGTGGTAATGGTACAATTATTAATACCTTCTTTAAAGGTATGGAAGAAGCAAATATGGATTTTGATAATATTGCTATGGTTTCTGGAATTGGATGCTCTTCAAGAATTCCAGGTTATATAAAATGTGATTCATTACATACTACTCATGGTAGAGCATTAAGTTTTGCAACTGGTCTTAAAGTTTCAAATCCTGATTTAGATGTTGTTGTATTTACTGGTGATGGAGATTGTGCTTCTATTGGTGGAAATCATTTAATTCATGCTGCAAGAAGAAATATTAATCTTACTGTTATCTGTATTAATAATAATATTTATGGAATGACTGGTGGTCAAATTAGTCCAACTTCTCCTAAAGGAAGTTATGGTTCAACTGCTCCATATGGTAATAGAGATAAACCATTCCATTTAGCTGAACTTGTAGCAGCAGCTGGTGCAACTTATGTTGCAAGATGGACTACTGTACAAGTAGAAAGTGCTGTTAAATCTATTAAAAAAGGTCTTAAAAATAAAGGATTTTCATTTATTGAAATTGTATCTCAATGTCCTACTTACTTTGGTAGAAAAAATAAAATGAAAACTCCTGTTAAAATGATGGATCATATTAAAAATTCTACAATCTACATTAATAATACTAAATTAATGAGTGAGCATGAACTTGCAGATAAAATTGTCGTTGGTGAATTTGTTGATAAAAGTGCTCCAGAATTTACAGATAATCTTCAGAAATTATCTAAAGAAAATTATGGAGATAAAACTCTTAGACGTTCTGCTTTCTTAAAAGACTTTGGTGAGAACAAAGAGTAA
- a CDS encoding 2-oxoacid:ferredoxin oxidoreductase subunit gamma: MRKEIRIAGFGGQGVILAGIILGKAASLFDNINAVQTQSYGPEARGGASKCDVVISDEEIDYPKVESPDILVAMSHEALIKYMVDLKQGATLIIDPDMVQEEDIKDFIKERDLTVYHAKATATAVNEIHLKIVANIVMVGAITKATGIVSEEAARNSILDSVPKGTENKNINAFEAGLKIVEEA, from the coding sequence ATGAGAAAAGAAATTAGAATAGCAGGTTTTGGAGGTCAAGGAGTTATTTTAGCAGGTATTATCTTAGGTAAAGCTGCTTCTTTATTTGATAATATTAATGCAGTTCAAACTCAATCTTATGGTCCTGAAGCTCGTGGAGGAGCTTCAAAATGTGATGTTGTTATTAGTGATGAAGAAATTGATTATCCTAAAGTTGAAAGTCCAGATATTTTAGTTGCTATGTCTCATGAAGCTTTAATTAAATATATGGTTGATTTAAAACAAGGAGCAACATTAATTATTGATCCAGATATGGTTCAAGAAGAAGATATTAAAGATTTTATTAAAGAAAGAGATCTTACTGTATATCATGCTAAAGCTACTGCTACTGCAGTAAATGAAATTCATCTTAAAATTGTAGCAAATATTGTAATGGTTGGTGCTATTACAAAAGCAACTGGAATTGTATCTGAAGAAGCTGCACGTAATTCAATTTTAGATAGTGTTCCTAAAGGTACTGAAAATAAAAATATTAATGCTTTTGAAGCAGGATTGAAAATTGTAGAAGAAGCTTAA
- the sucC gene encoding ADP-forming succinate--CoA ligase subunit beta: MKFFEHVAKKLFKDNGIRILRGQVAYTPEEAVEVATELGGPVALKAQVLVGGRGKAGGIQFADAPGEVYTLADELLNSNIKGVRVKHLLVEEKADIEKEFYVSVSYDRNVKKPLIMASSEGGVEIENLAKTNPEKIIKYYVNPLDEFLPYEAREIARKMGVSSNLVSDVGNTIFKLYNIFQKYDAEIVEVNPLILTPNGLYAADAKLMVENDAAFRHKDLLELTGHEPKQFSFVKLDGDIAVLGNGAGLTLTAMDMINLYGGKPATFLDIGGGSSEETIKKALNLVLNYPPVKTVFLNVLGGITRADDVAKGVIDALKISKREIPIVIRLTGTNEEEGQKILEEAGIPFETSMEKAAEKAVEICKSLE; the protein is encoded by the coding sequence ATGAAATTTTTTGAACATGTTGCAAAGAAATTATTTAAAGATAATGGAATAAGAATCCTTAGAGGTCAAGTAGCATATACTCCAGAAGAAGCTGTAGAGGTTGCAACTGAATTAGGTGGACCTGTTGCATTAAAAGCACAAGTTTTAGTTGGTGGAAGAGGTAAAGCTGGAGGAATTCAATTTGCAGATGCTCCTGGTGAAGTATATACTTTAGCAGATGAACTTTTGAACTCTAATATTAAAGGAGTAAGAGTTAAACACCTTTTAGTTGAAGAAAAAGCAGATATTGAAAAAGAATTTTATGTTAGTGTATCTTATGATAGGAATGTTAAAAAACCTTTAATTATGGCTTCTTCTGAAGGTGGTGTAGAAATTGAGAATCTTGCTAAAACTAATCCAGAGAAGATTATTAAATATTATGTAAATCCTTTAGATGAATTCTTACCTTATGAAGCACGTGAAATAGCACGTAAAATGGGTGTAAGTTCTAATCTTGTATCTGATGTTGGAAACACTATATTTAAACTTTATAATATTTTCCAAAAATATGATGCAGAAATTGTTGAAGTTAATCCATTAATACTTACTCCAAATGGATTATATGCTGCAGATGCAAAATTAATGGTTGAAAATGATGCTGCGTTTAGACATAAAGATTTACTTGAATTAACTGGTCATGAACCTAAACAATTTAGTTTTGTTAAATTAGATGGTGATATTGCAGTTTTAGGTAATGGTGCAGGTTTAACATTAACCGCTATGGATATGATTAATTTATATGGCGGAAAACCAGCAACTTTCTTAGATATTGGTGGAGGATCTTCTGAAGAAACTATTAAAAAAGCTTTAAATTTAGTTTTAAATTACCCACCAGTAAAAACTGTATTTTTAAATGTTTTAGGTGGAATTACTCGTGCTGATGATGTTGCAAAAGGAGTAATTGATGCACTTAAAATAAGTAAAAGAGAAATTCCTATTGTAATTAGACTCACTGGTACTAATGAAGAAGAAGGTCAAAAAATTCTTGAAGAAGCAGGAATTCCTTTTGAAACTTCTATGGAAAAAGCTGCTGAAAAAGCAGTTGAAATCTGTAAATCTTTAGAATAA
- a CDS encoding flavodoxin family protein, with the protein MKFYVINGSPRKGRNTAQILKKVESGFCDKIHEELPNEKIELNFINLYSLNFTGCRSCFSCKRLNGRSYGHCIIKDDLYKILKDLETADAMVIGSPIYLMDVSGEMRSFLERLIFQYLVYDKNHSSLAENKLPIACVYTMNIKKEDYDNYTLKYTLNNIESVISRIFSKVYSLKVFDTYQFKDYSKFENSLFDEEEKLKQKLNQFPKDLNEAYVLGRHLASDVI; encoded by the coding sequence ATGAAATTTTATGTAATTAATGGTAGTCCAAGGAAAGGACGTAACACTGCTCAAATTTTAAAAAAAGTAGAATCTGGTTTTTGTGATAAAATTCATGAAGAACTTCCTAATGAAAAGATTGAATTAAATTTTATTAATTTATATAGTTTAAATTTCACTGGATGTAGAAGTTGTTTTTCATGTAAACGTTTAAATGGTAGAAGTTATGGGCATTGTATTATTAAAGATGATTTATATAAAATATTAAAAGATTTAGAAACTGCTGATGCAATGGTTATTGGAAGTCCTATTTATCTTATGGATGTTAGTGGTGAAATGAGATCTTTTCTTGAACGTTTAATATTTCAATATTTGGTTTATGATAAAAATCATTCATCTTTAGCAGAAAATAAATTACCTATTGCTTGTGTTTATACTATGAATATTAAAAAAGAGGATTATGATAATTATACTCTTAAATATACATTAAATAATATTGAATCAGTTATTTCAAGAATTTTTTCAAAAGTTTATTCATTAAAAGTTTTTGATACTTATCAATTTAAAGATTATTCTAAGTTTGAAAATTCTCTTTTTGATGAGGAGGAAAAATTAAAACAGAAATTAAACCAATTTCCAAAAGATCTTAATGAAGCATATGTTTTAGGTAGACATTTAGCTAGTGATGTGATTTAA
- a CDS encoding Ig-like domain repeat protein yields MIKNYRFIFSLFLLILFLVSVSLVSAENVNNINSNNLNTNLSSNIVSNNNYSLNSSQDVYYSSEDDVEYDVYFNSSVDINGNGSKDNPYKYFNYNINGKKAFFANGNYSLNRVYSINSFTTMTGESKNGVIINGYGFDISNVGNLKLNNLILLDTNIKVYRNLSAINVDFINCSKSINLNSNTFGGAIYAKQYSSTYYKPVVNLINCSFLGSKSAYGGSIYIANGTLNIGDSIFMNSSSSIYGGAIAVYNSILNISNSLFSGNIALSNAGGAIYSLNSVLTLKNTNFTNCNATFGGAISVLDSNISLSSSKFIENHAKYEGGGIFDIYSPINIINSTFTKNNAMNGGALYVDNGSSFKLTSNDFTLNNASGLGGAIFSNGNPIFEMDNITFTDNYGNNTSNNLYNQTFWPLYYGGSNVKIIVNKDKKYEGAIPSKYNLVDYGYVSPIKNQMDGGSCWAFAALAALESSILKANNQTYDFSEENMKNLAVYYSQYGLMFIGSNKLLPNEGGFNSMSVGYLVSWQGPINESLEKYDDYSYISHLFNNETIMHVQNVYYIPPRENYTDNDNIKRAILNYGAVAVSMYYNSYYLNGYSYYSNTFNSANHAVTIVGWDDNYSKDHFSYTPEANGAWIVKNSWGNNWGNNGYFYVSYYDTKFCEVNTQDAFCFILNDSTKYNKNYQYDVGGMSDWFVTGKNTIWYKNTFTAISNDYLSAFSTYFNSTVTDYIAYVYLNDKLVDSISGSTLSGYYTIKLNKLIPLFKGDKFTIAIRINTTGLASFPIEEISAYRLTLHPNVSYFSYDGNDWYDLYNYSLNMPNYGHYYNGGQVACIKAFTTNPNGLRNASIVVENVTSKTMDNTTIKAIVTDSNNGSLVDDGVVFFEIDGKNYTAILNKGIAEFNYTFINPGNYSIVGYYLGGTDYSSSNKSSKGFVYINKMSTSILIENKGKSKVGNNDYIVFIVKDENGNAINNGKLIIKVNNNEKTYDLSNGSAYYIINSDKEAVFTINAFYNENNMYKSSTNSSIVNITKLNIDFEINVNGKNISIISNDEFGDNINLDDMINISIYDSNGNLISVNTFNLKNGNFTYLCDDPGNYTIKIISNETNKYNALNYSSIINLVSYTVLDFDFPNNTKVNSSYNLKVNVCDWNNKAIDEGIITYYIFYNGNSLDIKNIKVKSGLTSLPYVFNKVGVYTFIISYSDGNGKYAYNQSSNLLVNVSKLSSYINIDTENIFLGNNLIIKVNVNPLATGLVSININGSNKFASLNNGFAVFNLSNLTVGNYILNVNYLGDDYYDSSEGLVNFTVYDISSKLDIDVINQSIVVKLTDSLGNPIVNAPVNCIINNVNSTFITNNNGLIIIHNLYGKIKFTAIFNESNYSKSKSSLIIFIKNHIRKNTFIEYNNFTQTAVDFYHGERGNYFNVVLKDSYGNLLSNKSVSIGFNGVVYNLITDKKGIARLQINLAWSGIYTFAVAFLGDDNYNGSFVVAKITINPKKTQLTSKNLIYKLSVSRKTITVKLTGLSATNNKKTVNAVGKNIKITVNGKTYNVKTNDNGLAIINVSIYKKGTYIVVTKFSGDGTFSSNSCTSKLVIK; encoded by the coding sequence ATGATTAAAAATTATAGATTTATTTTTTCATTATTTTTATTAATATTATTTTTAGTTTCAGTATCTTTGGTTTCTGCAGAAAATGTAAATAATATTAATTCTAATAATTTAAATACAAATTTATCTTCCAATATTGTATCAAATAATAATTATTCATTAAATTCATCACAAGATGTTTATTACTCTTCTGAAGATGATGTTGAATATGATGTTTATTTTAATTCATCAGTTGATATTAATGGTAATGGTTCTAAGGATAATCCTTATAAATATTTTAATTATAATATAAATGGTAAAAAAGCATTTTTTGCAAATGGTAATTATAGTTTAAATAGGGTTTATTCTATTAATTCATTTACTACAATGACTGGAGAATCTAAAAATGGTGTAATAATTAATGGTTATGGATTTGATATAAGTAATGTAGGTAATTTGAAATTAAATAATTTAATTCTTCTTGATACTAATATTAAAGTTTATAGAAATTTATCAGCAATTAATGTTGATTTTATAAATTGTTCTAAAAGTATTAATTTAAATTCAAATACTTTTGGTGGTGCTATTTATGCTAAACAATATTCTTCTACATATTATAAACCGGTAGTTAATTTAATTAATTGTAGCTTTTTAGGTTCTAAATCTGCATATGGGGGTTCTATATATATTGCTAATGGAACCTTAAATATTGGGGATTCTATATTTATGAATTCTTCATCAAGTATTTATGGTGGTGCTATTGCAGTATATAATTCTATTTTAAACATATCTAATTCATTGTTTAGTGGTAATATTGCATTAAGTAATGCAGGAGGAGCAATTTATTCTTTAAATTCTGTTTTAACACTTAAAAACACTAATTTTACTAATTGTAATGCTACATTTGGTGGTGCTATCTCAGTTTTAGATTCTAATATTTCTCTTTCTTCATCTAAGTTTATAGAAAATCATGCTAAATATGAAGGTGGTGGAATATTTGATATTTATTCTCCAATTAATATTATAAATTCTACCTTTACTAAAAATAATGCTATGAATGGTGGTGCATTATATGTAGATAATGGAAGTTCATTTAAATTAACTAGTAATGATTTCACTCTTAATAATGCTTCTGGTCTTGGTGGAGCTATATTTTCAAATGGAAATCCTATATTTGAAATGGATAATATCACATTTACAGATAATTATGGAAACAATACTTCTAATAATTTATATAATCAAACATTTTGGCCACTATATTATGGTGGATCTAATGTTAAAATTATTGTAAATAAAGATAAAAAATATGAAGGTGCTATTCCAAGTAAATATAATCTTGTAGATTATGGTTATGTTAGTCCAATTAAAAATCAAATGGATGGTGGAAGTTGTTGGGCTTTTGCTGCTCTTGCAGCTTTAGAATCTTCAATTTTAAAGGCAAATAATCAAACCTATGATTTTTCTGAAGAAAATATGAAAAACCTTGCAGTATATTATTCACAATATGGTTTAATGTTTATTGGATCTAATAAATTATTACCTAATGAAGGTGGATTTAATAGTATGTCTGTTGGTTATTTAGTTAGTTGGCAGGGACCTATTAATGAATCATTAGAAAAATATGATGATTACAGTTATATTTCTCATTTATTTAATAATGAAACAATTATGCATGTTCAAAATGTTTATTATATTCCACCTAGAGAAAATTATACAGATAATGATAATATTAAAAGAGCAATTCTAAATTATGGTGCTGTTGCAGTTTCAATGTACTATAATTCCTATTATTTAAATGGATACAGTTATTATTCTAATACTTTTAATTCTGCTAATCATGCTGTAACTATTGTTGGATGGGATGATAATTATTCAAAAGATCATTTTTCTTATACTCCTGAAGCTAATGGTGCATGGATTGTTAAAAATAGTTGGGGTAATAATTGGGGTAATAATGGTTATTTCTATGTTTCTTATTATGATACTAAATTCTGTGAAGTAAATACTCAGGATGCTTTTTGTTTTATTTTAAATGATTCAACAAAGTATAATAAAAATTATCAATATGATGTTGGAGGAATGAGTGACTGGTTTGTAACAGGGAAAAACACTATTTGGTATAAAAATACTTTTACTGCTATATCAAATGATTATCTTTCTGCATTTTCAACTTATTTCAATTCAACAGTAACTGATTATATTGCATATGTCTATTTAAATGATAAATTAGTAGATAGTATTTCAGGTTCTACTTTATCTGGATATTATACAATTAAATTAAATAAATTGATTCCTTTATTTAAAGGAGATAAATTTACTATTGCAATTAGAATTAATACTACTGGACTTGCAAGTTTCCCTATAGAAGAAATCTCAGCATATAGGCTTACATTACATCCAAACGTTTCATACTTTAGTTATGATGGAAATGATTGGTATGATTTATATAATTATTCTTTAAATATGCCTAATTATGGTCATTATTATAATGGAGGTCAAGTAGCATGCATTAAAGCATTTACAACTAATCCTAATGGTTTACGTAATGCAAGTATTGTTGTTGAAAATGTAACTAGTAAGACTATGGATAATACAACTATTAAAGCAATAGTTACTGATTCTAATAATGGTTCTTTAGTTGATGATGGTGTAGTTTTCTTTGAAATTGATGGTAAAAATTATACAGCAATTTTAAATAAGGGTATTGCAGAATTTAATTATACTTTTATTAATCCTGGAAATTATTCTATTGTTGGATATTATTTAGGTGGAACTGATTATAGTTCAAGTAATAAAAGTTCTAAAGGATTTGTATATATTAATAAGATGTCAACAAGTATTCTTATTGAGAATAAAGGTAAATCTAAAGTTGGAAATAATGATTATATTGTATTTATTGTAAAAGATGAAAATGGTAATGCAATTAATAATGGTAAACTTATTATTAAAGTAAATAATAATGAAAAAACTTATGATTTATCTAATGGTTCTGCATATTATATAATAAATTCTGATAAAGAAGCGGTATTTACAATAAATGCATTTTATAATGAAAATAATATGTATAAATCTAGTACAAATTCTTCTATTGTTAATATTACAAAACTCAATATTGATTTTGAAATTAATGTAAATGGAAAAAATATTTCAATTATAAGTAATGATGAATTTGGAGATAATATAAATCTTGATGATATGATTAATATTAGTATTTATGATTCAAATGGAAATTTAATAAGTGTTAATACATTTAATTTAAAAAATGGTAATTTTACATATTTGTGTGATGATCCTGGAAATTACACAATTAAAATAATTTCTAATGAAACTAATAAGTATAATGCTTTAAATTACTCATCAATTATTAATCTTGTATCATATACTGTTTTAGATTTTGATTTTCCTAATAATACTAAGGTTAATAGTTCATATAATTTAAAAGTTAATGTTTGTGATTGGAATAATAAAGCTATAGATGAAGGAATTATTACTTATTATATTTTTTACAATGGTAATTCTCTTGACATTAAAAATATTAAAGTTAAATCTGGTTTAACAAGTTTACCATATGTATTTAATAAAGTAGGGGTTTATACTTTTATAATATCTTATAGTGATGGAAATGGTAAATATGCATATAATCAAAGTAGTAATTTATTAGTTAATGTTTCAAAATTAAGTTCATATATAAACATTGATACTGAAAATATTTTTCTTGGAAATAATTTGATTATTAAGGTTAATGTTAATCCTTTAGCTACTGGTCTTGTATCTATTAATATTAATGGTTCTAATAAGTTTGCTAGTTTAAATAATGGATTTGCAGTATTTAATTTATCTAATTTAACAGTTGGTAATTATATATTAAATGTTAATTATCTTGGTGATGATTATTATGATTCTTCTGAAGGTTTAGTAAATTTCACTGTTTATGATATTAGTTCAAAATTAGATATTGATGTTATAAATCAAAGTATTGTTGTTAAATTAACAGATTCTTTAGGTAATCCTATTGTTAATGCTCCAGTTAATTGTATAATAAATAATGTTAACAGTACATTTATTACTAATAATAATGGTTTAATTATTATTCATAATTTGTATGGAAAAATTAAATTTACTGCTATATTTAATGAATCAAATTACTCTAAATCTAAGAGTTCTCTTATTATTTTTATTAAAAATCATATAAGAAAAAATACATTTATTGAATATAATAATTTTACTCAGACTGCAGTTGATTTTTATCATGGAGAAAGAGGAAATTACTTTAATGTTGTTTTAAAAGATTCATATGGTAATTTATTAAGTAATAAATCAGTCAGTATAGGTTTTAATGGTGTAGTGTATAATCTTATAACTGATAAGAAAGGTATTGCTCGTCTTCAGATTAATCTTGCTTGGAGTGGTATTTATACTTTTGCTGTTGCTTTTTTAGGTGATGATAATTATAATGGTAGTTTTGTTGTTGCTAAAATTACTATTAATCCTAAAAAGACACAATTAACTTCTAAAAATTTAATTTACAAGCTTAGTGTTTCAAGAAAAACAATCACTGTTAAGTTAACTGGTCTTAGTGCTACTAATAATAAAAAAACAGTTAATGCTGTAGGTAAAAACATTAAAATTACTGTAAATGGTAAAACATATAATGTTAAAACAAATGATAATGGTCTTGCTATTATTAATGTTTCAATTTATAAAAAAGGAACTTATATTGTAGTTACAAAATTTTCTGGTGATGGCACTTTTAGTAGTAATTCATGTACTTCAAAATTAGTAATTAAATAA